The Amphiura filiformis chromosome 6, Afil_fr2py, whole genome shotgun sequence genome segment TTGTTTGCAAAGGCACTGCTCCAGTCAAAATCAATAGCTCCGACACTAGATAACCAAACCCACCcaacatattttatatcaattcCCTCTCAGGCAAGATCACCATTGCCAGTATCATTATACGTATAATAAAGGCAAGCTTATAATAATGTAGCATTGTGATAATATGGTTTCACATGTCAGTGAACACATTAAACATACTGATATAACTTCATTTACTTTACTAACATGTGAAGACTGATTCTGGGTCGGTTTTAAAAATAGAAGCTTCAGCACTATTCAGTTAACATTATtggaaaaatattgaaaacattcagttaacatttttgaaaaaataaccttTTACATGAAACATTTTACAAGACATGTCCAGTCTTTTATTTTTACCTCCACCTTGAATGCCAAGTATTGCCAACCCTTAATAATTACTCCCAACCGAAGagaaatataaagaaaaagaaaatacatCATCTGGACATGAAAACATCCACACAGAAATGAGACTTGCTCTCGTACCTCGAGAGTTCATATTGATTAAAAGGCCATGAtcttgttgaaatattgtgattttGTCACATTATGATGATGCCACAAATCTTGATGAAAATTGCCGGTGAATTGTGCACTGTCTGTATAATATATACAAGTTAGTACCAACATGGTGCAGTAGTGAAGACTGACTAAGTTGAGATGTCTTTTTTTAGTTTCCTAGCTTCTGGCGTGTGTTTATTTCAGATGTTATAAAACACAAAAGTTTTGTTTGTTTCATGTCCAGATGCTTGGTCCTGTGATCTGTGGCAGCTATCATTTGTTTTATCCCACTCTGATGGATTGAATGATCTGGAATAATGCTGTTGAGAAAAGAAATAACACACAATTTAATTACAAttgaatcaaatttttaaaaatgttatcaagtTCATGTTATGGACAGAAACATTCAGATTTCATGCTCCTCTGCTCTGGAAACTTCACATGTATGCAAAAGGTACATTTGTAGTCACCTTCTAATTTGATTCAAATGTGATACAAAAATGGGAGTTTTTTTCACTAAATTATCAAAATGAGATTGTGCCccactttaaaataaaacaaacaaaaaaagtttCTAAGAATCAGTTTACTCGCCACGCACACCCTATTTCAGCGATAAGCCTATGAGTACTGGAAGCATTTACAGCATTTTGTAGTGGTGTTTGGCAGAGTGTAGGAGTTAGTTGTCTGAAGGTGTTGCAACAGATTATCAAAACTTAACAAAAATGAGCGATTTGTCTTTCTCTGCGAgttaaaatttgtattcaaataCTTGGAACACGCCCATTGTATTTACAACTCAATGTCTTGATGAACATTGAGAAATTCAATGCAACATTTCATGTAGAAAATCAAAGAGCACTGAAAAGACGGTGTGTGTATGGTACATTATTGTTTTATGCACAAGCACACATGCTTCAGTATGACCTACCTGATCCACATACAACAAAGATGAACAGTGCCAATAACCAAGGTCCAACAGGGTATTTTTCATCAACTATTTTCTGTAAGGATAAAAAGAGAATTGTTTTTTGTTATATAAACAGTCAAGActgaatttaaaatatatttattataccCAGTGGGCTGTCATAATTTCTCCATATTTCCATCAGTGTTGTATAAATATCGAGACCTGGTTTTgcagtgtctcggtctcggatgtcaaggtcttggtctcggaactcaaaagtctcggtctcggacctcaaaagtctcggtcttgAACATTTTTTTGgtcgagacctgtcgagacctgaagaaaaagatatgattttctgttgttgttcattatttattccttaccctaaatttgaatgaatgttgaagaaattgttaagaataaaaaTACAGAAATCAttataaagttataaaaagttataaatgaatcataagtgagcATGTTCGTATGTGAccttccaatttcagttcatgattaaacataggtgggcagGTAGCGGAAGCGAGGATCCCACTAAATTTTTGCAAGGGGAATATTCTCCACAAAAGCATATTTatagatgaacaaatagttgccctgtgcatcttcttttcaacacgaaaaacactgtgttttgggcccaaatatggtaaaattgctcaattgcttcacaCACTAATTTTGCCTCCACTGTGTAACATTtatgacattttctcaaaatttggaggaaaaattgtaaaaattaagacagaTGGTGTTAAactggtccaaatttcttgaaaagttggtacaatgatgggttcTCTTTCacattctcagcggcacaccattacccctacccaaaccaaacttgagtatcccccgggattaaaccaaggtctcggtctcggtctcggaacttagaggtctcggtctcggaaggggtggtcttggtctcggaaggtttggtctctgtctcggtctcgatctcggatgggcaggtcttggtcttggtcttggtctcggacatagaggtcttgactacaacactgattTCCATATGGTTGGTCATTTTGGCATTTGCGAGGGTAGCCAGGCTAAAGAATGCACAAATGCAAAATTAACTTTAGCtctgtgcatgtacatgtagaattttgcctgtacATGCAAAAAttttattcagcccattttgagggaaaaaatcacgagttgtgcatgtaaattttattttctaaatcaccTCCTGTAAAGAATACATCCAAAGTTACATATTTTGAGGGGCACCAAGACAAGGCATGGGACACCCAAGGCAATTGCCTTTGGTGCCTTCGGTTATTTTTTTCCCGGGGTTAAAATTGATCTAAAAGTCTATCCTCAACCCAGGGCCGGCCACTGATAACAGATGATGGATGAGGATAGAACGGGGAAATGCATCAGAAtcagtgaagcatgacaccatgtaaagcaatggataTATCACGACAGGTATGTACATGTACGcctgttgtgttttatgcatggtgtgaattgtttatcaaaaagaaAAGGGAATTTCATGCAAAGCAGTCTATGCAGCGACATAAAGGGGGCAgtacaaaacaagacaaaaaaagGGTCTTGACTCTGCAAAATACTGTACTGTAAATTAAAGTACCAATTTAATAACAATTTAATAACAAAACATGAAACAAACATCATGAACATGCAAAAGTTTTCAACTTTGTTCAAGTTCAACATGTTCCAGGACAACTTAGGATGGATAGTCAAAAAAacatttcagcttgtatagcaattttttacaatgtaaacatatgctaatattattagaacatcgcctaaataaggttttggctaaaaattgctgttgttaattattgtcaatgttaatattttgcaacatttataatgaaaacaaaattacactgaagacaccctatgacacctgctacaacttgagaacaagtcctcaaatgttcaaaatttgtagttactacaactagtgTGGCCCGACTGACCGGAATTGAACATTTTTGACACATCGAAAGGTCTTTTGTCTatgtttgtaaacagacgaggaTGCCAAAGTTATCATCCTTGCCGAATAGGAAAGTAACAGCGTGGCGTTAGTACAGCACTGACTTCCCCCCTCAGGTTTAGgcaaaagttatttttttaaattccaaaattTCCATCATCACAAAAGTCAGAAAGgccatgtgtcctgaactcgccacccaatagcattacatcacaaatatcatgaatttttacaccaatcgagtttctaattagattatctccacaattatcaacccttatctaacaaaagtatacatttttggaaagctgaaggcataagcaattcaaatatacacatttcaactcattatacagggtgaccttcaagttatacagggtggaataaaaaaaattcagataaaaaatgggttacttaatgcattgcttattaccaactcgcaataataaactggcagttaacaacattcatttggttagcgGATAGAGGGTGcccactgactttggaagaaaccaaaaatcacagctgtttggtaatctccaaatacagggtgtccaaaaatgtgtttgatttttttataattcaacatattttgaaccgaAACATTTTTCccctattttatttaaaatccatacagaaaaagtaagtccataattagattcctcatcaaatttcacttcagaaaatctatactttgactatggtatgataaggggctgtgcaataattatgagccctgggggagggtaaaattggagggggggggggcaagaaatttttggcgagccgaaagggggggggcgatttttagcgagccgagagggggggcaagcgatttttggcacacattcatggggtgccttttaaataaaacgcactaaaaaggcttaggaaaacagtacggaaacgctaaaatatgcaaattttcctgctcgctgcgctcgtaacatgtatctagaccatttatttgcaaattgggatcccaaaaatttggcatgtgtaaagggggagcAAAATATTTTAGCGAGAGCCGAGAGGGgtgcgattttggcaggccaagaggggggggggaagcgatttttggtgggccttttggaaattttaccccccctaaattttacagcaacttttagatttcatgattttgaagacatccgcattttgtatggaaaagtttgtattttctataCATGTACTAAACCAATCggaattctttttacagggttgaaagtgtattttatttagcaataaaatgagaccacaaacaagcatgacaataacttcttgcttggctaggtatgtccacattgcttattatagagggcgacgttcAACCAGggtgaagtagagtgcgtttcaaaaataaaaaaatttacatttttacctgaatgtgaccgtaagaaaggctctaccattgtctactattaaagcatatctacacggattgttaattgtcacttagagttgggcgactaagtcgccaatagtcgttagtcgcgactattactgatagtcacgactacgactattgaaaaccaaaagtcgactaatgcaagtatatttttgtgttaaaaaattactttaaaagtgccagttattcgcaccaaaaccaaccaaatactaacatatacaatgcgacaaatgtgaaaaaatgttagtcattgtcttaccaatagtaacactaatcaacaagtaatcataatgtccataaatcatcattaaattggtgttattgacttgttgtcgaactactttcccacaagataaaagctgttaaaaaactcaaattacttagaactgtcgaacatctcattatgattataatttatgcagtgataacaggtgtagcagcgtcatagcgtgcatgtacagcagggttcccgttaagggttttaaaatgtgcgtcatgtgtgacgcaagtttgctgacaagatTGAAAAACCTTGCGTctagacagatttttgtgcgtccatctgaaattcacgatcaatcaTACCGGGAAACGCAACGGCAACCCCTCGTTGCTaacacacgtaccccgggtctacctcatcaaatgttgattgttaaaataaaattttcgccgtgatattccacctCCAGTCgcaatgataatttttctcatttctgcatCAGTTTTTGTCCGAAACAtggtcagaaacagctgcaaaaacatgcgcaaagtctgtcaatctttagCAAATTTTCGTACTTTTACTTCCGGGTTTTACTTTTACTTGATCCACGTGTTGTTGATGATGCTATAAAAGCTAAATCACGCgctgccacaaaaaaaaaaaaaaagggttatcatttggattttgtctttaaaattgcttttattcatcgtaacaataatactaataaaggaaacgtagattatttatgaaaaaataaacttaaaatattaaaaactgaatattgtcaggttgtgatgaataactaaataaacattaactgcaCGTCGTCAGTTCAGCAtgctttgtaaacaaacaattgcATCAATTGGGACTTTCCCCATCAAACAGCGATCGcgacggaaagcatgcaaaaagcttaaaagtgcacgatttcctgacgttgcatttacaaatattgcagaatttacttcaattcttagcaggttggtcaaaattttggggcttttattatcgtaaaaataaaacaatttcttattttatcatcaattaatgattaaatttgaagttttgtctgcgtccacatggacgcaaaatacttgattagccatgtgaacttgcgtccaaatttgtaaaatactgcgtctggacgcaatgacgcacactaacgggaagcctgatgtacagacccaggttgggtgtttgtaccaactactgaaggtatgagattatttcaactttggaaagaaacagcgagaacttcccagaagtgttttccaaaagggaaaatttaggaaaatattattagattagaagtacttttcacgtaatttcaaaaagctagggcctatgcttattgtggtaacagaatatttagaaagcaacaggaaaataaacaaattagctgacaaacagtcgtaatgttgcaatg includes the following:
- the LOC140155753 gene encoding stress-associated endoplasmic reticulum protein 2-like, yielding MPSKQRMRLANEKAQKNVEKRGNVSKSSKIVDEKYPVGPWLLALFIFVVCGSALFQIIQSIRVG